The Microbacterium horticulturae genome has a window encoding:
- a CDS encoding helix-turn-helix domain-containing protein, with amino-acid sequence MPEQLPVKVTRAAAEMGEQFAGWRKILGLTTEQVADRADISRTTLRKLEQGDPSVAFHVVLRVARALGILDTLAESLDPLKTDLGRARAGLLGRKRVR; translated from the coding sequence ATGCCCGAGCAGCTGCCGGTGAAGGTGACCCGTGCTGCCGCCGAGATGGGCGAGCAGTTCGCCGGATGGCGCAAGATCCTGGGTCTGACGACCGAGCAGGTCGCCGACAGAGCCGACATCTCGCGCACGACCCTCCGCAAGCTCGAGCAGGGCGATCCCTCTGTCGCGTTCCACGTGGTGCTGCGTGTCGCGCGTGCCTTGGGCATCCTCGACACGCTCGCAGAGTCCCTGGACCCGTTGAAGACCGACCTCGGCCGCGCCCGCGCCGGACTCCTGGGGAGGAAGCGAGTGCGATGA
- a CDS encoding AAA family ATPase, with protein sequence MADKIDEIFASWGAGRNVLLYGPPATGKTRLISQLFQSLQKPPDGSRGILFDPSDAASPFSRPTQPITIPLPAKVVWTTFHQSYGYEDFVLSLRPTMDSEGTRLEPWAGVFLDAALELADEDSEYESVVIFIDEVNRGNAARIFGEFMTFLDFDYRDGGSVPLPVPLRQLTFADGASEELHRPGGASTTIPDGFTFPRHVYVVATMNSVDRAAVPIDSALARRFDRIEMRPDLDALASHWRLNAPAIPTPTEDNWETLGPFETAYLVLDRLNVVIASDLGSEFELGHGLLTPIPATATAADGSEQPIAEADAWRSLSKTWDDVLFPQLEDRYSGRPEQLMELLHVDTAPPTGDYAWTLRASKSGTAEARALAPVRTSELPFDTIKRSFRWLAR encoded by the coding sequence GTGGCTGACAAGATCGACGAAATCTTTGCGTCGTGGGGCGCCGGGCGAAATGTGCTGCTCTACGGTCCGCCGGCAACCGGCAAGACGCGGCTCATCAGCCAACTGTTCCAGTCGCTGCAGAAGCCTCCGGACGGCAGCCGCGGCATCCTGTTCGATCCCAGCGATGCCGCGTCGCCGTTCAGCCGGCCCACGCAGCCGATCACGATCCCGCTCCCGGCGAAGGTCGTGTGGACGACGTTCCATCAGTCGTACGGCTACGAGGACTTCGTCCTGAGTCTGCGGCCGACTATGGACAGCGAGGGCACGCGGCTCGAGCCGTGGGCCGGTGTGTTCCTGGATGCGGCGCTCGAGCTCGCGGACGAGGACTCCGAGTACGAGTCCGTTGTGATCTTCATCGACGAGGTGAACCGAGGGAATGCGGCGCGCATCTTCGGTGAGTTCATGACCTTCCTGGACTTCGACTACCGAGACGGCGGCAGCGTGCCGCTCCCGGTCCCGCTCCGACAACTAACGTTCGCGGACGGCGCGAGCGAGGAGCTCCACCGCCCCGGCGGGGCGTCGACCACGATCCCCGACGGCTTCACCTTCCCGAGGCACGTCTACGTCGTCGCCACGATGAACAGCGTGGATCGAGCCGCGGTCCCGATCGACAGCGCGCTCGCGCGCCGGTTCGACCGGATCGAGATGCGGCCGGACCTCGACGCCCTCGCCAGTCATTGGCGCTTGAACGCGCCGGCGATCCCGACGCCGACTGAGGACAACTGGGAGACGCTGGGCCCGTTCGAGACCGCGTACCTCGTGCTCGATCGGCTCAACGTGGTCATCGCGTCCGACCTCGGCTCCGAGTTTGAGTTGGGCCACGGCCTCCTGACGCCGATTCCGGCGACGGCGACAGCCGCCGACGGATCGGAGCAGCCGATCGCCGAGGCCGATGCCTGGCGGAGCCTGTCGAAGACCTGGGACGACGTGCTCTTCCCGCAGCTCGAGGATCGTTACTCAGGACGGCCTGAGCAACTCATGGAGCTGCTCCACGTCGACACGGCACCCCCGACGGGCGACTACGCGTGGACTCTGCGGGCATCGAAGAGCGGGACTGCGGAGGCCCGCGCGCTCGCGCCGGTCCGGACGAGCGAGCTCCCGTTCGACACAATCAAGCGATCCTTCAGGTGGCTCGCGCGGTAG
- a CDS encoding type II toxin-antitoxin system HipA family toxin: MIHPDALQVHVDVEGETLFAGRVHFHRSRGELASSTFQYETSYLAHPRAYALDPALDLVSGSQHVSTGLPGAFSDSAPDRWGRRLVAARERSDALSKSRRPRALDDVDFLTGVSDITREGALRFRTDDDPVFLGAGHGVPKLLSLPRLLRASDAVSGDGDHHDYEAVKALLSAGTGSLGGARPKASVMGDDDRQLIAKFPHHEDQWDVMAWETTALDLAAAAGIDTSRHSLARVGGRSVLLLERFDRTHDAHRVGYISAMTLLERRDGDGGDYVEIAEALDEVSARASEDLRQLFRRAVLNVGLNNTDDHLRNHGLLRHRGGWALSPVFDVNPNPEAKLRQTSIAGADDLARSADGLRELASACRLSPQEADDELLRVADALRSWRDVAVRNGIATSYLALFEASFGEGDACLRDAARTNGSARG, from the coding sequence ATGATCCATCCTGATGCGCTTCAGGTGCACGTCGACGTGGAAGGCGAGACCCTCTTCGCAGGACGCGTGCACTTCCACCGCAGCCGCGGAGAGCTGGCGTCCTCGACGTTCCAGTACGAGACGTCGTACCTGGCGCATCCCCGTGCATATGCCCTGGATCCGGCGCTGGATCTCGTCTCCGGCAGCCAGCACGTGTCGACGGGGCTGCCGGGGGCATTCAGCGACAGCGCACCCGACCGCTGGGGTCGCCGACTCGTCGCAGCGCGCGAGCGCTCCGACGCGCTGAGCAAGTCCCGTAGGCCGCGCGCCCTCGATGACGTTGATTTCCTGACAGGCGTCAGCGATATCACCCGCGAGGGCGCCCTGCGCTTCCGGACAGATGACGACCCGGTGTTCCTCGGCGCCGGACACGGCGTGCCCAAGCTCCTGAGCCTGCCCCGCCTGCTGCGCGCCTCGGACGCCGTGTCCGGCGATGGCGACCACCACGACTACGAGGCGGTGAAGGCCCTGCTGTCGGCCGGCACCGGGTCGCTCGGCGGCGCACGACCGAAGGCATCCGTGATGGGCGACGACGATCGTCAGCTGATCGCGAAGTTCCCGCACCACGAGGACCAGTGGGATGTTATGGCGTGGGAGACCACCGCGCTGGATCTGGCTGCCGCCGCCGGCATCGACACCTCGCGTCATTCGCTTGCCCGCGTCGGCGGCCGGTCTGTCCTGCTTCTGGAGCGGTTCGACCGAACGCACGATGCGCACCGAGTCGGCTACATCAGCGCCATGACGCTGCTTGAGCGTCGCGATGGCGACGGCGGCGACTACGTCGAGATCGCCGAGGCCCTCGATGAGGTCAGTGCACGGGCGAGCGAAGACCTGCGGCAGCTGTTCCGGCGGGCTGTACTGAACGTGGGTCTGAACAACACCGACGACCACCTCCGCAACCACGGATTGCTTCGCCACCGCGGAGGGTGGGCCCTGAGCCCCGTGTTCGATGTCAATCCCAACCCTGAGGCAAAGCTCCGGCAGACCTCAATCGCCGGCGCGGATGACTTGGCGCGTTCCGCCGACGGACTGCGTGAGCTCGCCTCTGCCTGCAGGCTGTCACCGCAGGAAGCCGACGACGAGCTGCTGCGCGTTGCGGACGCTCTGCGCTCCTGGCGGGATGTCGCCGTGCGCAATGGGATCGCCACCTCGTACCTCGCACTCTTCGAGGCATCCTTCGGCGAGGGAGACGCGTGCCTGAGGGACGCTGCGCGCACAAACGGGTCAGCACGCGGCTGA
- a CDS encoding helix-turn-helix domain-containing protein — protein MSVDQLAATSRIDSSNIRSYESGRALMSLPSLVRIAEALGVEAGELLDGVSAEMFLTEQER, from the coding sequence ATGTCCGTCGACCAACTGGCAGCGACGTCCAGAATCGACTCCTCGAACATCCGGAGCTACGAGTCCGGGCGCGCCCTCATGAGCCTGCCCTCGCTCGTGCGCATCGCAGAGGCGCTGGGCGTCGAAGCGGGAGAGCTGCTCGACGGGGTCAGCGCTGAGATGTTCTTGACGGAACAAGAGCGCTAA
- a CDS encoding type VII secretion target: MTGNIAIDADVLLAHARKVAGFADDVDTALSAVNSVNLGGGAFGLLCAWMAPPAHAVSNVITSHTRESRQVLERTQRQLRNTVEDYSELEESHKAVLRALGGGLE, translated from the coding sequence GTGACGGGCAACATCGCGATTGATGCGGATGTGCTCCTCGCACACGCACGGAAGGTCGCAGGCTTCGCTGACGACGTGGACACTGCACTCAGTGCGGTGAACAGCGTCAACCTGGGCGGCGGTGCCTTCGGGCTCCTGTGCGCGTGGATGGCGCCACCGGCGCATGCTGTGAGCAACGTGATCACCTCGCACACACGCGAATCGAGGCAGGTGCTCGAGCGGACGCAGCGACAACTCCGCAATACCGTCGAGGACTACTCGGAACTCGAGGAATCGCATAAGGCCGTACTGCGCGCGCTCGGCGGAGGGCTCGAGTGA
- a CDS encoding PIN domain-containing protein: MILDSTAVHGRRPFTRVDSALLLELARTDRIRLVVPDVVLHELARQWAKELANASCSLEAAQTEVNGILADADVPAVSAAAAPPLDRTVFYDAAVAMLTSKGVEIVPCPDISVADLLERDLAERKPFASSGKGFRDALIWESVKTVVTRLSPTTPVLFVTNNADDFCVSRKDRTLHPDLRAELTGPEGFEVVPFLRALLEHAAIKPLANLLRVLTETFTIDHVTGLTAMVLRDLEGAVPEPDFDSFDDVPYTSPFSTPLRDAVFDQILPDPGTIAFEVYRTGDEGEMTLAVRIDADCSLEGFIDRSAWSPDGYGYYEDWSRNVLRVRERPRRARFMLSGTFTETTIEHLELSVDDVEEVTLLTPLAGS, translated from the coding sequence GTGATCCTCGACTCCACCGCTGTGCACGGCCGCCGGCCGTTCACCCGCGTGGACAGCGCCCTCCTCCTCGAGCTCGCGCGCACCGACCGGATTCGACTCGTGGTACCCGACGTCGTACTGCACGAGCTTGCCCGCCAATGGGCGAAGGAGCTTGCGAACGCGAGCTGCAGCCTCGAGGCCGCGCAGACAGAGGTTAACGGCATCCTCGCGGACGCCGATGTTCCGGCGGTCTCGGCGGCCGCGGCACCGCCGCTGGATCGCACCGTCTTCTACGATGCCGCAGTGGCCATGTTGACGAGCAAGGGCGTTGAGATTGTGCCATGTCCCGACATTTCGGTCGCCGACCTCCTCGAGCGGGATCTCGCGGAGCGTAAGCCGTTCGCATCGTCCGGCAAAGGCTTCCGCGATGCATTGATCTGGGAAAGCGTGAAGACGGTCGTTACGCGGCTCTCGCCCACGACACCTGTGCTCTTCGTGACCAACAACGCGGACGACTTCTGCGTCAGTCGGAAGGACCGCACGCTCCATCCGGACCTGCGGGCCGAGCTGACAGGCCCCGAAGGCTTCGAGGTCGTGCCATTCCTCCGAGCACTGCTCGAGCACGCGGCGATCAAGCCGCTCGCGAACCTCCTTCGGGTTCTCACCGAGACGTTCACGATCGATCACGTCACCGGACTCACCGCAATGGTCCTCCGGGACCTCGAAGGCGCAGTGCCGGAGCCTGACTTCGACAGCTTCGACGATGTGCCGTACACGAGCCCATTTAGCACACCGCTGCGGGATGCGGTGTTCGACCAGATTCTCCCGGACCCAGGGACGATCGCCTTCGAGGTCTACCGAACGGGCGATGAGGGGGAGATGACCCTGGCGGTCCGGATCGATGCCGACTGCTCGCTCGAGGGGTTCATCGACCGCTCCGCATGGTCGCCGGACGGATACGGCTACTACGAGGACTGGAGCCGAAATGTGCTCAGAGTCCGCGAGCGGCCGCGACGTGCGCGTTTCATGTTGAGCGGGACATTCACCGAGACGACGATCGAGCACCTGGAGCTCTCGGTCGACGACGTCGAGGAAGTCACACTACTCACGCCGTTGGCCGGGAGCTGA
- a CDS encoding McrC family protein: MHRVDEIDIIALTEANKRWRRALGLASDPIRVEGLGDDRVQLRAEAVTGVVRVGRTDIEIAPKFLSAVEGSWQTVLWRILSIVEGGHVDDALTAAHELAEFSLPDLLAEMFLSSYARGAARGLPRGYLTETSSGPVLRGSLDVTRLDRWIARPWELPYVADLLTDDTALARLLRWTADCLAAIVKAPGRSRAMREIAAGLSHVDRRPPHLLDAQRIVLGTQHQGLEPARIVGLLLLEGAGVHHAGGEHALSGFLWNSDAIYENYVYWLCTRAASSRGELVSKHATKFGEVVAGRGSRLETTPDVVFRDRQGAVVAVADSKYKRLGSRPKAPDTYQVLTAGHVLGCRRVSLAYPVADHAEPTVWRVPSALGSEDIELTALPLNLMSLTRPDGPRLLIETISAWLDGELVLRPEASAVGAT; encoded by the coding sequence GTGCATCGAGTCGATGAGATCGACATCATCGCCCTGACTGAGGCAAACAAGCGCTGGCGACGCGCGCTTGGTCTCGCGAGCGATCCGATCCGGGTTGAGGGCCTCGGCGACGATCGCGTGCAACTGCGCGCCGAGGCGGTCACCGGCGTCGTCAGGGTCGGACGCACCGACATCGAGATCGCCCCCAAGTTCCTCAGTGCGGTCGAGGGCAGCTGGCAGACCGTGCTCTGGCGCATCCTCTCCATCGTCGAGGGCGGGCACGTCGACGATGCGCTCACCGCTGCGCACGAGCTGGCCGAGTTCTCGCTTCCGGACCTCCTCGCCGAGATGTTCCTGTCGTCCTACGCGAGGGGGGCCGCGCGTGGCCTGCCTCGCGGCTACCTGACCGAGACGTCGTCCGGGCCGGTGCTCCGCGGGAGCCTCGACGTGACGCGCCTCGACCGGTGGATCGCACGCCCGTGGGAGCTCCCATACGTCGCCGACCTCCTCACCGACGACACCGCGCTGGCACGGCTGCTGCGGTGGACGGCGGACTGCCTCGCTGCAATCGTGAAGGCACCCGGCCGGTCGCGCGCGATGAGGGAGATCGCCGCTGGGCTGTCTCATGTCGACCGGAGGCCGCCTCATCTTCTCGACGCACAGCGGATCGTGCTGGGCACGCAGCACCAGGGGCTCGAGCCGGCACGGATCGTGGGACTCCTCCTGCTCGAGGGCGCAGGCGTTCATCACGCTGGCGGTGAGCACGCCCTCTCGGGCTTCCTCTGGAACTCCGATGCGATCTACGAGAACTACGTGTACTGGCTCTGCACCCGCGCCGCGAGCTCCCGTGGCGAGCTGGTGAGCAAGCATGCGACCAAGTTTGGTGAGGTCGTCGCCGGACGCGGTTCGCGACTCGAAACCACACCCGACGTCGTCTTTCGAGACCGTCAGGGCGCGGTCGTCGCCGTCGCCGACTCCAAGTACAAGCGCCTCGGATCGCGCCCGAAAGCGCCGGACACGTACCAAGTCCTCACCGCGGGCCACGTGCTGGGTTGTCGCCGGGTCTCTTTGGCGTACCCAGTGGCTGACCATGCAGAGCCGACTGTGTGGCGCGTGCCGTCTGCTCTGGGCAGCGAGGACATCGAGTTGACCGCACTGCCGCTCAATCTCATGTCGCTGACTCGCCCAGACGGGCCTCGACTCCTGATCGAGACGATTAGCGCCTGGCTCGACGGCGAGTTGGTCCTTCGCCCCGAGGCGAGCGCTGTCGGGGCGACATGA
- a CDS encoding ATP-dependent nuclease encodes MHIDRVDVERFLGFERLSIEVDAQLQLIAGPNNAGKSSLLRVLETFFSDPGRDDLQRLKPLHDYYVHGGPRMMSSIQVQFAGLSEDEAEYFADAVTKGVFAVKVSCSRAGNITYQTSRKSARAREFYERVLESFSFVKIPSVRVSEADQSESDQSLVRLYETLEGVLVRSGGSRRTQLQKDFDDAIAPVETLVHKVLSESVEAVASELPFRERELGIKLPDSRYALRGMLQQAVITSRDEIEVSIAERGTGFQSAMVLGILRYVASRSKQSSGKVVFVIEEPEAFLHPQTQRAMAKILRDISRDAQLLVTTHSPVLVDSFSVGRIVRLPLSPSGMTYSAKRRDFSAADEGRLTRYCDATNSELVFANAVVIVEGYGDKLVIDYLLERITGGSGGHYAMGIAVIEASSIDTIPHLLHLAQIFGVRAYMITDKDGVHKAGGGGKRKLLEILKAKERRPTSDELRAIHQLADRNVTTLTAALTQQDELNAALQPWDAFVLSSDLEGLLLDAIGQPGLAAMLGPTGEKQIDKATSDRFATGAQGKEELASWLGSKGWNSTRKTSAKAKPHLPVVLLREHLGSRSSVPRALRPLDDWLRGIVSEQERSPL; translated from the coding sequence GTGCACATAGACCGGGTGGATGTCGAGCGCTTCCTCGGTTTCGAGCGCCTCAGCATCGAGGTCGACGCTCAGCTGCAACTCATCGCAGGGCCGAACAACGCGGGAAAGTCCTCGCTTCTGCGCGTACTCGAAACGTTCTTCTCCGATCCGGGTAGGGACGACCTGCAGCGGCTGAAGCCTCTGCACGACTATTACGTCCACGGTGGTCCGCGGATGATGTCTAGCATCCAGGTGCAGTTCGCCGGACTCAGCGAGGACGAGGCCGAGTACTTCGCGGACGCCGTCACGAAAGGCGTCTTCGCGGTCAAGGTCTCGTGTTCGCGCGCAGGGAACATCACCTACCAGACCAGCCGCAAGTCCGCGCGCGCACGCGAGTTCTACGAGCGGGTGCTGGAGTCCTTCAGCTTCGTGAAGATCCCATCCGTCCGCGTCAGCGAAGCCGACCAGAGCGAGAGCGACCAGTCGCTGGTGCGGCTCTATGAGACCCTCGAGGGCGTCCTGGTGCGGTCGGGCGGCTCGAGGCGCACGCAGCTCCAGAAGGACTTCGATGACGCCATCGCGCCGGTGGAGACGCTCGTCCACAAGGTGCTGAGCGAATCCGTCGAAGCCGTCGCCTCAGAGCTTCCCTTCCGCGAACGCGAGCTCGGGATCAAGCTGCCCGACTCCCGGTATGCCTTGCGAGGGATGCTGCAGCAAGCGGTCATCACGAGCCGCGACGAGATCGAGGTGTCCATCGCGGAGCGCGGCACGGGCTTCCAGTCCGCGATGGTGCTGGGGATCCTTCGCTACGTCGCCTCCCGCAGCAAACAGTCTTCGGGGAAGGTCGTGTTCGTCATCGAGGAGCCCGAAGCTTTCCTCCACCCGCAGACACAGCGTGCGATGGCAAAAATCCTGCGGGACATCTCCAGGGACGCGCAACTCCTCGTGACGACCCACAGTCCGGTGCTGGTGGACTCCTTCTCGGTCGGCCGGATCGTCCGGCTGCCGCTGAGCCCGAGCGGGATGACGTACTCGGCTAAACGCCGAGACTTCTCCGCCGCCGACGAAGGCCGCCTCACTCGGTACTGCGATGCGACCAACAGCGAGCTTGTGTTCGCGAACGCCGTCGTCATCGTCGAGGGGTACGGCGACAAGCTGGTGATCGATTACCTGCTGGAGCGGATTACGGGCGGCTCCGGCGGCCACTACGCGATGGGCATCGCCGTCATCGAGGCTTCGAGCATCGACACGATCCCGCATCTCCTGCATCTGGCGCAGATCTTCGGCGTCCGCGCCTACATGATCACCGACAAGGACGGCGTTCACAAGGCCGGAGGGGGCGGGAAGCGCAAGCTGCTCGAGATACTGAAAGCGAAGGAGCGCAGGCCGACCTCGGACGAGCTGCGGGCAATCCACCAGCTGGCGGACCGGAACGTCACGACCCTGACAGCGGCCCTGACGCAGCAGGACGAGCTGAACGCCGCGCTCCAGCCCTGGGACGCGTTCGTGCTGTCGTCGGATCTGGAGGGTCTCCTGCTCGACGCGATCGGACAGCCGGGCCTCGCGGCGATGCTCGGGCCGACCGGCGAGAAGCAGATCGACAAGGCGACGTCGGACCGCTTCGCGACCGGCGCCCAGGGGAAGGAGGAACTGGCATCGTGGCTGGGTTCCAAGGGCTGGAACTCCACCCGCAAGACGTCGGCGAAGGCGAAGCCGCACCTGCCCGTGGTGCTCCTGCGAGAGCATCTGGGATCGCGCTCCTCGGTGCCCCGGGCGCTCCGCCCGCTCGACGACTGGCTGCGCGGCATCGTCTCCGAGCAGGAGCGGTCGCCGCTCTGA
- a CDS encoding restriction endonuclease fold toxin-2 domain-containing protein, producing MSTANPLVASAQDSTSAFSGTFLVQDADDIANAIKSGDWGAGALSVASGALDTVAAVIDPIGTLIANGLGWLIEHFEPLKGWFDDFTGDAADVAAFSGTWANASTHLEGLADRYQSSLGDLSDLSGATVDAYLTHANGMIAHLRGASTWAGAMSTGLQIASTLVQMVHDVVRDALSQVVGTAISATATAAITLGIGTPVALAQIGSKVASLVAKIGHVIPKIIDALTELKRLLGRLGGSVQKAVSDISRRLHGGAATHVEPVAATRRVPTRTEFETYRDSRPSREANYGKPAAREFQREHAGPTEYRIGPPGEDVWADGLRYDPGTGGVAVEAKYVMNPGGSAVYEGTAPAFVADRALTQFDDEITRYAAAISDSNTPLTRLDIVVSTPAARDFLSERVEQLFAQSVQGHERPIDWNIRVEGDGR from the coding sequence GTGAGCACGGCGAACCCGCTGGTCGCCTCTGCCCAGGACTCGACCTCGGCGTTCTCGGGCACATTCCTCGTCCAGGACGCCGACGACATCGCGAACGCGATCAAGTCCGGTGATTGGGGCGCCGGTGCGCTCTCGGTCGCTTCTGGTGCGCTGGACACCGTTGCGGCTGTCATCGATCCGATCGGCACGCTCATCGCCAACGGGCTCGGGTGGCTGATCGAGCACTTCGAGCCGTTGAAGGGCTGGTTCGACGACTTCACCGGGGACGCCGCCGATGTCGCTGCGTTCTCCGGCACGTGGGCGAATGCGAGCACGCATCTGGAGGGTCTCGCCGATCGGTATCAGTCATCGCTGGGTGATCTCAGCGATCTGTCGGGCGCGACCGTGGACGCCTATCTCACGCACGCGAACGGGATGATCGCACACCTGCGCGGCGCGAGCACCTGGGCCGGTGCGATGTCGACCGGACTGCAGATCGCCTCCACGCTCGTGCAGATGGTCCACGACGTCGTTCGAGACGCGCTCTCGCAAGTCGTCGGCACGGCGATCTCCGCCACGGCCACAGCAGCGATCACGCTCGGCATCGGCACACCCGTGGCCCTGGCCCAGATCGGCTCGAAGGTCGCCAGTCTCGTCGCCAAGATCGGGCACGTCATCCCGAAGATCATCGACGCGCTCACAGAACTGAAGCGGCTTCTGGGCCGTCTCGGCGGCAGCGTGCAGAAGGCCGTCAGTGACATCAGCCGCCGGCTGCACGGGGGCGCGGCGACGCACGTTGAGCCTGTTGCAGCAACTCGCCGCGTACCGACTCGCACGGAGTTCGAGACTTATCGCGACTCCCGGCCCTCTCGCGAGGCGAACTACGGGAAGCCGGCGGCTCGAGAATTCCAGCGCGAGCACGCAGGACCCACTGAATACAGAATCGGGCCTCCCGGAGAGGATGTATGGGCAGATGGTCTCCGCTATGACCCAGGAACCGGTGGCGTCGCTGTTGAGGCCAAGTATGTTATGAACCCGGGAGGTTCGGCCGTGTATGAGGGAACAGCCCCGGCATTCGTAGCTGATCGAGCCCTTACGCAGTTCGATGACGAGATCACCCGATATGCCGCCGCAATTTCCGATTCGAACACACCTCTTACGCGTCTTGATATTGTGGTATCGACACCGGCTGCTCGCGATTTCCTCAGCGAAAGGGTTGAGCAGCTATTTGCGCAATCAGTACAGGGCCATGAAAGACCGATTGATTGGAACATTCGAGTTG
- a CDS encoding DUF1643 domain-containing protein yields the protein MEYLAGHEPTFWAPDPSERTHRFAIGRAAASRRDATPLVAVGMNPSYADDRVADKTVNRVIRASVEHGYSGWIMLNLYPERATRPKDLRPYDAGLSAANCAAIVEVLAVHGATELLGAWGGLVHATIRRAKRDVLGQLSSIGVRLFSLDPPTAGGQPRHPMPRTGPLPMLGPKRYLT from the coding sequence ATGGAGTACCTGGCCGGGCACGAGCCGACCTTTTGGGCACCCGATCCGAGCGAACGGACCCACCGGTTCGCGATCGGGCGCGCGGCGGCTTCGCGGCGCGACGCGACGCCGCTGGTCGCGGTCGGGATGAACCCGTCGTACGCGGACGACCGGGTCGCCGACAAGACCGTGAACCGCGTCATCCGCGCGAGCGTCGAGCATGGCTACTCGGGCTGGATCATGCTGAACCTCTACCCCGAGCGGGCGACGAGGCCGAAAGACCTGCGGCCGTACGACGCCGGGCTCTCCGCGGCGAACTGTGCGGCGATCGTCGAGGTGCTCGCCGTGCACGGTGCGACCGAGCTGCTCGGCGCGTGGGGCGGCCTCGTGCACGCGACCATCCGCCGCGCGAAGCGCGACGTGCTCGGGCAGCTCTCCTCGATCGGCGTCCGGCTGTTCAGCCTCGACCCGCCGACCGCCGGTGGCCAGCCTCGCCATCCGATGCCGCGCACGGGGCCGCTCCCGATGCTCGGCCCGAAGCGCTACCTGACGTGA
- a CDS encoding helix-turn-helix domain-containing protein — MIDDDKRAIILARREKGESIRVIARVLDVSVGTVHGVLAEGDAATEPANDCPPTTIG; from the coding sequence GTGATCGACGACGACAAGCGCGCGATCATCCTCGCGAGGCGGGAGAAGGGCGAGTCCATTCGCGTCATCGCGCGCGTGCTGGACGTCTCCGTGGGCACGGTGCACGGCGTGCTCGCTGAAGGCGACGCGGCGACTGAGCCAGCCAACGACTGCCCGCCAACGACGATCGGCTAG
- a CDS encoding antitoxin VbhA family protein — protein MAIDTIASWALDGLAPDEQRLRYIREFVESDMTAEEAVERAKARAIRQAQESDETAANRMTSGEPGLFPEIVDDLRKSLGAKLVAYIAGLSETRTVREWVEGSRKPSPRRWNACG, from the coding sequence TTGGCGATCGACACCATCGCCAGCTGGGCGCTTGACGGTCTCGCGCCGGACGAGCAGAGGCTCCGTTACATCCGCGAGTTCGTCGAATCAGACATGACTGCAGAGGAGGCTGTCGAGCGCGCGAAAGCGCGGGCGATCCGCCAGGCACAAGAGTCCGACGAGACCGCGGCGAATCGAATGACGAGCGGAGAACCTGGTTTGTTCCCGGAGATCGTCGATGACCTGCGCAAGTCGCTGGGCGCCAAACTCGTCGCCTACATCGCGGGCCTCTCTGAGACTCGCACGGTGCGTGAATGGGTGGAGGGGAGTCGCAAGCCGTCCCCTCGGCGGTGGAACGCCTGCGGTTGA